From Streptomyces sp. Edi4, one genomic window encodes:
- a CDS encoding roadblock/LC7 domain-containing protein: protein MSATGTGTGSPGSGTGTIGASTEARNLQWLLGNLVEEVPGLISVAVVSSDGLLLLSSDPEQRQVTVARQGPRGSSADLATIVSGIGSLTVGAARLMDGGGVKQTMVAMEEGSVFVMSISDGSLLGVHATPDCDMSVVAYHMALFVGRAGHVLTPQVRSELRQSMEAAQ, encoded by the coding sequence ATGAGTGCGACCGGCACCGGGACCGGCAGTCCCGGCAGCGGCACCGGCACGATCGGAGCGAGCACCGAGGCCCGCAATCTGCAGTGGCTGCTCGGGAACCTGGTCGAGGAGGTGCCAGGGCTCATCTCCGTCGCGGTCGTCTCGTCGGACGGTCTGCTGCTGCTCTCGTCCGACCCGGAGCAGCGCCAGGTCACCGTGGCCCGGCAGGGCCCGCGCGGATCGAGCGCCGACCTCGCCACCATCGTCTCCGGCATCGGCAGCCTCACCGTCGGGGCCGCCCGGCTCATGGACGGCGGCGGCGTCAAGCAGACGATGGTCGCGATGGAGGAGGGCAGCGTCTTCGTCATGTCCATCAGCGACGGATCGCTGCTCGGCGTGCATGCCACCCCGGACTGCGACATGAGCGTCGTCGCCTACCACATGGCGCTCTTCGTGGGCCGTGCCGGACACGTCCTGACCCCCCAAGTCCGCAGCGAACTTCGCCAGTCGATGGAGGCCGCCCAGTGA
- a CDS encoding DUF742 domain-containing protein, with translation MTPPAEKSARLPKRGADRKPARVRPYSLTGGRTRFGHVLFVETFVAAIEAPPERKELGGGTHRVMPEMLAIVEICRAMRTVAEISALLKMPLGVVRVLLSDLADQGKIRVYGTGHGPGQPDRALLERVLSGLRRRL, from the coding sequence GTGACCCCGCCCGCCGAGAAATCCGCGCGGCTGCCCAAACGCGGCGCGGACAGGAAGCCCGCCCGCGTCCGCCCGTACTCGCTGACCGGTGGCCGCACCCGGTTCGGCCATGTGCTGTTCGTCGAGACGTTCGTCGCGGCCATCGAGGCACCCCCGGAGCGCAAGGAGCTCGGCGGCGGCACGCACCGGGTCATGCCGGAGATGCTGGCCATCGTGGAGATCTGCCGCGCGATGCGGACCGTCGCCGAGATCTCCGCGCTCCTCAAGATGCCGCTCGGTGTGGTCAGGGTGCTGCTCAGCGACCTGGCCGACCAGGGAAAGATACGGGTGTACGGGACCGGGCACGGCCCGGGCCAGCCCGACCGCGCACTGCTCGAAAGGGTGCTGAGTGGACTCCGCCGCCGCCTCTGA
- a CDS encoding ATP/GTP-binding protein gives MDSAAASELLLPDERLLPWQQDRSRAPIATKVVVAGGFGVGKTTFVSSVSEITPLQTEAVMTRASEDTDDLTATPDKLTTTVAMDFGRITLDDDLVLYVFGTPGQQRFWFMWDDIVRGAIGAVVLADTRRLSDCFPALDYFESCGLPYIVAVNHFEGTEAFEPEDVREALTVAPHIPVVIMDARDRVSVIESLLGLVGHALEACPE, from the coding sequence GTGGACTCCGCCGCCGCCTCTGAACTCCTGCTTCCCGATGAGCGGTTGCTCCCCTGGCAGCAGGACCGCAGCCGGGCCCCCATCGCCACCAAGGTCGTGGTCGCGGGCGGCTTCGGCGTGGGCAAGACCACCTTCGTCTCGTCCGTCTCGGAGATCACCCCGCTCCAGACCGAGGCGGTGATGACGCGGGCGAGCGAGGACACCGACGACCTCACCGCGACCCCGGACAAGCTGACCACCACGGTCGCCATGGACTTCGGCCGCATCACGCTGGATGACGATCTCGTCCTGTACGTGTTCGGCACGCCCGGCCAGCAGCGGTTCTGGTTCATGTGGGACGACATCGTGCGCGGCGCGATCGGCGCGGTCGTGCTCGCCGACACCCGGCGCCTTTCGGACTGCTTCCCCGCGCTCGACTACTTCGAGAGCTGCGGGCTGCCCTACATCGTGGCCGTCAACCACTTCGAGGGGACCGAGGCCTTCGAGCCCGAGGACGTACGCGAAGCGCTCACCGTGGCACCGCACATCCCGGTGGTGATCATGGACGCGCGCGACCGGGTCTCGGTGATCGAGTCGCTGCTCGGCCTGGTCGGCCACGCGCTCGAGGCCTGCCCCGAATAG
- a CDS encoding styrene monooxygenase/indole monooxygenase family protein, which produces MRRILIVGAGQSGLQLALGLQAQGYDVTLMSNRTADEIRSGRVMSTQCMFHTALQHERDLGLNFWESQAPRIEGVGVSVAAPDGSRAVDWVGRLDGFAQSVDQRVKMAGWMEIFAQRGGQLVIHGAAVSDLDFFARTYDLVLVSAGKGELVSMFGRDASRSPYTEPQRALAVAYVHGLGPRPEHPEFDAVRCNLVPGVGELFVMPTLTTSGRADILFWEGVPGGPVDAFTGVRDPAEHLALTLELMEKFLPWEYARATKVELTDAGGTLAGRYAPTVRNPVGRLPGGGLVLGVADVVVANDPITGQGSNSASKCAASYLASIVEHGDKAYDEEWMRATFERYWDTAQHVTKWTNAMLGVPPEHVLNLIGAAGQLPPVADRFANGFDNPADFENFFFDPDKTNAYLAEVGAAQA; this is translated from the coding sequence ATGCGGAGAATACTCATAGTCGGAGCCGGCCAGTCCGGCCTTCAGCTGGCCCTCGGGCTCCAGGCACAGGGGTACGACGTCACCCTGATGTCGAACCGCACGGCGGACGAGATCCGGTCCGGCCGGGTCATGTCCACGCAGTGCATGTTCCACACCGCGCTCCAGCACGAGCGTGACCTCGGGCTGAACTTCTGGGAGTCCCAGGCCCCCAGGATCGAGGGCGTCGGCGTCTCCGTCGCGGCCCCCGACGGCTCGCGCGCCGTCGACTGGGTGGGCAGGCTCGACGGCTTCGCGCAGTCGGTGGACCAGCGGGTCAAGATGGCCGGCTGGATGGAGATCTTCGCCCAGCGTGGCGGTCAGCTGGTCATCCACGGTGCGGCAGTCTCCGACCTGGACTTCTTCGCACGCACCTACGACCTGGTCCTGGTCTCGGCGGGCAAGGGCGAGCTGGTCTCGATGTTCGGCCGCGACGCCTCGCGCTCCCCCTACACCGAGCCCCAGCGAGCGCTCGCCGTCGCCTATGTGCACGGCCTCGGGCCGCGCCCCGAGCACCCCGAGTTCGACGCGGTGCGCTGCAACCTGGTGCCGGGCGTGGGCGAGCTGTTCGTCATGCCGACGCTCACCACGTCGGGCCGCGCCGACATCCTGTTCTGGGAGGGCGTGCCCGGCGGCCCGGTCGACGCCTTCACCGGCGTACGCGACCCCGCCGAGCACCTGGCGCTCACCCTTGAGCTGATGGAGAAGTTCCTGCCCTGGGAGTACGCGCGGGCCACCAAGGTGGAGCTGACCGACGCGGGCGGCACGCTGGCCGGCCGCTACGCGCCCACCGTCCGCAACCCCGTGGGCCGGCTGCCCGGCGGCGGCCTGGTGCTCGGTGTCGCGGACGTCGTCGTGGCGAACGACCCCATCACAGGGCAGGGCTCCAACTCGGCGTCCAAGTGCGCCGCCTCCTACCTCGCCTCGATCGTCGAGCACGGCGACAAGGCGTACGACGAGGAGTGGATGCGGGCCACCTTCGAGCGGTACTGGGACACCGCCCAGCACGTGACGAAGTGGACCAACGCCATGCTGGGGGTCCCCCCGGAGCACGTCCTGAACCTGATCGGCGCGGCCGGCCAGCTCCCGCCGGTGGCCGACCGCTTCGCCAACGGCTTCGACAACCCGGCCGACTTCGAGAACTTCTTCTTCGACCCCGACAAGACCAACGCCTACCTGGCCGAAGTGGGCGCAGCCCAGGCCTAG
- a CDS encoding NlpC/P60 family protein, with translation MSARVRPVCAAAVAVALAAATMAPDAVAAPPPGESASALPGQPPESSASVLLTQLQTLYRQAEEATEAYKATDVELKRLEAEDKKLGASLASARAALARGRSAAGRLAREQYQGRGDLSGYLRVLLADDPQSALDQGHVLAHAAGERRAAVDRLTRGERQAAELARASRRALEEQQALAQRQQREKDDVELRLKEVEKLLAELSPEQLAELARLEQRGTDRAQRDLLSSGALSGTRAPSSEGDRALTYAVDQIGKPYVWGAEGPESYDCSGLTSQAWAHAGRSIPRTSQEQWAELPHIALTSLRPGDLVVYFPKATHVAMYLGGGLVVQAPRPGARVKVSPIAANPLLGAVRPDPAADPLALSAYHPPRLPEGAAQGVDTGYSSEDEPN, from the coding sequence ATGTCAGCTCGCGTGCGCCCGGTGTGCGCGGCGGCCGTCGCCGTGGCCCTGGCGGCGGCGACGATGGCACCGGACGCGGTGGCCGCGCCTCCGCCCGGCGAGTCCGCGTCGGCGCTGCCCGGGCAGCCGCCCGAGAGCTCGGCCTCGGTCCTGCTGACCCAGCTCCAGACGCTGTACCGACAGGCGGAGGAGGCGACCGAGGCGTACAAGGCCACTGATGTCGAGCTCAAGCGCCTGGAGGCCGAGGACAAGAAGCTGGGCGCTTCACTGGCCTCGGCGCGAGCCGCGCTCGCCCGCGGGCGCAGCGCGGCCGGCCGGCTCGCGCGCGAGCAGTACCAGGGGCGGGGCGATCTCTCCGGATATCTGCGGGTGCTGCTGGCCGACGATCCGCAGAGCGCGCTCGACCAGGGCCATGTGCTGGCCCACGCGGCCGGCGAGCGCCGGGCGGCGGTGGACCGGCTCACCCGGGGCGAGCGGCAGGCCGCCGAGCTGGCACGGGCCTCGCGCCGGGCGCTTGAGGAGCAGCAGGCGCTCGCCCAGCGCCAGCAGCGCGAGAAGGACGACGTCGAACTCCGGCTCAAGGAGGTCGAGAAGCTGCTCGCCGAACTCTCCCCCGAACAGCTGGCCGAACTGGCCCGGCTCGAACAGCGCGGCACCGACCGGGCCCAGCGCGACCTGCTCTCCTCGGGCGCCCTGAGCGGCACCCGGGCCCCGTCGTCCGAGGGCGACCGGGCGCTCACCTACGCGGTGGACCAGATCGGCAAGCCGTATGTGTGGGGCGCCGAGGGCCCGGAGTCCTACGACTGCTCCGGGCTCACCTCACAGGCGTGGGCGCACGCGGGCCGCTCGATCCCGCGCACCAGCCAGGAACAGTGGGCCGAGCTGCCGCACATCGCGCTGACCTCGCTGCGCCCGGGTGATCTGGTGGTCTACTTCCCCAAGGCCACCCATGTGGCGATGTACCTGGGCGGCGGCCTCGTGGTGCAGGCCCCGCGCCCCGGCGCCCGGGTCAAGGTCTCCCCCATCGCGGCCAACCCGCTCCTCGGCGCGGTCCGCCCCGACCCCGCCGCCGATCCGCTGGCCCTGTCCGCGTACCACCCCCCGAGGCTCCCCGAGGGGGCGGCGCAGGGGGTGGACACGGGATACTCCTCCGAGGACGAGCCCAACTAG
- a CDS encoding TetR/AcrR family transcriptional regulator encodes MSSPAATPAYRRLSVEERRAQLLGAALSLFAHRAPEDVSLDDVAEAAGVSRPLVYRYFPGGKQQLYEAALRSAADELEVCFAEAPSGPLTQRLTRALDRYLTFVDSHDAGFSALLRGGSMAETSRTTAIVDEVRRAAAEQILVHLEVERPGPRLRMMVRTWIAAVEAASLIWLDEGKQPPLPELRGWLVDHLVALLTATAATDGQTADALRAALVHEPADGAAGVLARRVVPVVSGAAHLL; translated from the coding sequence ATGAGCTCACCCGCCGCCACCCCCGCCTACCGCAGGCTCAGCGTCGAGGAGCGGCGCGCGCAGCTCCTCGGCGCGGCCCTGTCGCTCTTCGCGCACCGGGCGCCGGAGGACGTGTCGCTCGACGACGTGGCCGAGGCGGCCGGGGTGTCGCGGCCTCTGGTCTACCGCTACTTCCCCGGCGGAAAGCAGCAGTTGTACGAGGCGGCGCTGCGCTCGGCGGCCGACGAGCTCGAAGTCTGTTTCGCCGAGGCGCCGAGCGGCCCCCTGACCCAGCGGCTCACCCGGGCCCTGGACCGCTACCTCACCTTCGTCGACAGCCACGACGCCGGGTTCTCCGCGCTGCTCCGGGGCGGCAGCATGGCCGAGACGTCCCGCACGACGGCCATCGTGGACGAGGTGCGGCGGGCCGCGGCCGAACAGATCCTGGTCCACCTGGAGGTGGAACGGCCCGGGCCCCGGCTGCGGATGATGGTGCGCACCTGGATAGCGGCGGTGGAGGCGGCCTCGCTGATCTGGCTGGACGAGGGCAAGCAGCCCCCGCTGCCCGAGCTGCGCGGCTGGCTCGTGGACCATCTGGTGGCGCTGCTCACCGCCACGGCGGCCACCGACGGGCAGACCGCCGACGCGCTGCGGGCCGCGCTCGTCCATGAGCCCGCCGACGGCGCGGCGGGTGTGCTCGCGCGCCGCGTGGTCCCCGTCGTGAGCGGGGCGGCCCACCTGCTGTGA
- a CDS encoding diiron oxygenase: MTTVTESEVLRDALGLLRDREQVAERLLESSAKHSFDPDKELDWDAPLEDGKWFWPPELLSLYDTPLWRRMSEDQRMELARHEAASLASLGIWFEIILMQLLVRHIYDKSVTSNHVRYALTEIADECRHSMMFARMIKKGGAPTYPVPRIYHNLARVLKTVSTTPGSFAATLLGEEILDWMQRLTFPDDRVQTIVRGVTRIHVVEEARHVRYAREELRRQMISAPRWERELTRLSCGEAARVFATCFVNPKVYENVGLDRREAVAQVKASGHRREVMQSGAGRLTEFLDDIGVLNGVSRRLWKSSGLLA, translated from the coding sequence ATGACAACCGTGACCGAAAGCGAAGTGCTCCGCGACGCACTCGGCCTGCTCAGGGACCGCGAACAGGTCGCCGAGCGGCTGCTCGAATCGTCCGCCAAGCACTCCTTCGACCCCGACAAGGAGCTGGACTGGGACGCGCCCCTGGAGGACGGCAAGTGGTTCTGGCCGCCGGAACTGCTCTCCCTCTACGACACCCCGCTCTGGCGCAGGATGTCCGAGGACCAGCGCATGGAGCTGGCCCGCCACGAGGCCGCGTCGCTCGCCTCGCTCGGCATCTGGTTCGAGATCATCCTGATGCAGCTCCTCGTCCGGCACATCTACGACAAGTCGGTCACCAGTAACCACGTGCGGTACGCGCTGACCGAGATAGCCGACGAATGCCGCCACTCGATGATGTTCGCCCGCATGATCAAGAAGGGCGGGGCGCCGACGTACCCGGTGCCGCGGATCTACCACAACCTCGCGCGCGTCCTGAAGACCGTCTCCACCACCCCGGGTTCCTTCGCCGCCACCCTGCTCGGCGAGGAGATCCTGGACTGGATGCAGCGCCTGACGTTCCCGGACGACCGCGTCCAGACCATCGTGCGCGGCGTCACCCGCATCCACGTGGTCGAGGAGGCGCGCCATGTCCGGTACGCCCGCGAGGAGTTGCGGCGCCAGATGATCTCCGCGCCGCGCTGGGAGCGGGAGTTGACCCGGCTCAGCTGCGGCGAGGCGGCCCGTGTCTTCGCCACGTGCTTCGTCAACCCCAAGGTGTACGAGAACGTCGGGCTCGACCGCCGCGAGGCCGTGGCCCAGGTGAAGGCCAGCGGCCACCGCCGCGAGGTCATGCAGAGCGGCGCGGGCCGCCTCACCGAATTCCTCGACGACATAGGCGTCTTGAACGGGGTGAGCCGCAGGCTCTGGAAGAGCTCGGGACTCCTGGCGTAA
- a CDS encoding ferritin-like domain-containing protein, producing the protein MSTHDLYVNGPQEPLWQVPASGAARFSWEYADGRERLLALYQKGKDKQWDGAKRIDWSLEVDPHDPLGTPDEAMTLYGTPHWARMTDRDKGELRLHYTSWQFSQFLHGEQGAMVCAARIVESVPDLDAKFYSATQTMDEARHAEIYGRFLHDKLGMLYPVNDNLKALLGDTLRDSRWDMPYLGMQVLIEGLALAAFGMIRDTTDKPLPKQILAYVMQDEARHVAFGRMALRDYYKQLSDAELKEREEFVIEGCYLMRDRLRGVEVLENFGIPKKEAEELTEQSEFLHLFRKLLFSRIVPCVKDIGLWGERLQKAYVDMGVFDLGDSNLDLLMAQDEEIAEQLDAERFAAEEAARVAEVAGAIEEGAAS; encoded by the coding sequence GTGTCGACGCACGATCTCTATGTGAACGGCCCGCAGGAACCTCTCTGGCAGGTGCCGGCCTCCGGCGCCGCCCGCTTCAGCTGGGAGTACGCCGACGGGCGCGAGCGGCTGCTCGCCCTCTACCAGAAGGGCAAGGACAAGCAGTGGGACGGCGCCAAGCGCATCGACTGGAGCCTTGAAGTCGACCCGCACGACCCCCTGGGCACCCCCGACGAGGCGATGACCCTGTACGGCACCCCGCACTGGGCCAGGATGACCGACCGCGACAAGGGTGAGCTGCGCCTGCACTACACCTCCTGGCAGTTCAGCCAGTTCCTCCACGGGGAGCAGGGCGCCATGGTGTGCGCCGCCCGCATCGTGGAGTCGGTGCCCGACCTGGACGCGAAGTTCTACTCCGCCACCCAGACCATGGACGAGGCCCGGCACGCCGAGATCTACGGCCGCTTCCTGCACGACAAACTCGGCATGCTCTATCCGGTCAACGACAACCTCAAGGCGCTGCTCGGCGACACCCTGCGCGACTCCCGCTGGGACATGCCCTACCTCGGCATGCAGGTCCTCATCGAGGGCCTCGCGCTCGCCGCCTTCGGCATGATCCGCGACACCACGGACAAGCCGCTGCCCAAGCAGATACTGGCGTACGTCATGCAGGACGAGGCCCGTCACGTCGCCTTCGGCCGGATGGCGCTGCGCGACTACTACAAGCAGCTCTCCGACGCCGAGCTGAAGGAGCGTGAGGAGTTCGTCATCGAGGGCTGCTACCTGATGCGCGACCGGCTGCGCGGGGTGGAGGTCCTGGAGAACTTCGGCATCCCGAAGAAGGAGGCCGAGGAGCTGACCGAGCAGAGCGAGTTCCTGCACCTGTTCAGGAAGCTGCTCTTCAGCCGCATCGTGCCCTGCGTGAAGGACATCGGCCTGTGGGGCGAACGCCTCCAGAAGGCGTACGTGGACATGGGCGTCTTCGACCTCGGTGACTCCAACCTGGACCTCCTGATGGCCCAGGACGAGGAGATCGCCGAACAGCTGGACGCGGAGCGCTTCGCCGCGGAGGAGGCGGCGCGGGTCGCGGAGGTGGCGGGGGCGATCGAGGAGGGGGCGGCGTCCTGA
- a CDS encoding Uma2 family endonuclease: MSAAREYGLDDEDGLDSEYRWPRPPAGGWTADDLDRLPNLPPHTELIDGSLVLMSPQTRFHSRAIHFLVGELTKQAPEHLEAIGEMTVRMDRRNRPEPDVLVVPVAADDGPEQTWFKPEDVLLAVEVVSADSMVRDREVKPRKYARAGVPHFWRVEKSDEGAVVYVYELDPATHAYGPVGIFHKELKVDLPFPIEIDLTTLDRRR, encoded by the coding sequence ATGAGCGCCGCACGCGAGTACGGGCTGGACGACGAGGACGGGTTGGACAGCGAGTACCGGTGGCCCCGCCCTCCGGCGGGCGGCTGGACCGCGGACGACCTGGACCGGCTTCCGAATCTCCCTCCGCACACGGAGCTGATCGACGGAAGTCTCGTCCTCATGAGTCCGCAGACCCGGTTTCACTCGCGCGCCATTCACTTCCTGGTCGGCGAGCTGACGAAGCAGGCGCCGGAACACCTGGAGGCCATCGGGGAGATGACCGTCCGGATGGACCGGAGAAACCGGCCCGAACCCGATGTCCTGGTGGTGCCCGTGGCGGCGGACGACGGCCCCGAGCAGACCTGGTTCAAACCGGAGGACGTCCTTTTGGCGGTGGAGGTCGTCTCGGCGGACTCGATGGTGCGGGACCGTGAGGTCAAGCCCCGCAAGTACGCCCGCGCCGGCGTCCCGCACTTCTGGCGGGTCGAGAAGAGCGACGAGGGGGCCGTCGTGTACGTCTACGAGCTGGACCCGGCCACCCACGCGTACGGCCCGGTCGGGATCTTCCACAAGGAGCTCAAGGTCGACCTCCCGTTTCCCATCGAGATCGACCTGACCACGCTGGACCGCCGCCGCTGA
- a CDS encoding penicillin-binding transpeptidase domain-containing protein, which yields MIRYMRRAAAFCFVLLVALLLNAARVQVFQADALDSNPANRRLAIARYHQPRGAIVVGEESVTGSKDTGQQLRYERTYKNGPLYASVTGYASQTYGTTLVENAEDPVLAGTSPLLSVFPLWNDLTGSRHSGGRAVTTIKASMQQAAFKGLAGKKGAVAALEPATGRILALVSSPSYEPGVLSGTGRTVTDAWRRLTSDPDQPMLNRAIRGTYPPGSAFKIVTAAAALDAGAVTDVDAPTDTPDPYVLPNTATTLPNEASGCGNASLAYAVNVSCNTVMAGLGVKVGLAKMVEAVGKFGFNDTGIKIPSGVAKSNFDTRMSPDQLALSSIGQFDTTATPLQMAMVSAAVANGGDLKYPYLVDHRTTARGTTVSTTRPRTYRRAMNPATALRLQQMMVDVVKSGTGTSAAIPGATVGGKTGTAQNGIGNIGSPYAWFISWAQADGTFRPAVAVAVVVEDASANRGDISGGGDAAPIAKAVMEAALAP from the coding sequence GTGATCCGGTACATGCGGCGGGCCGCCGCCTTCTGCTTCGTCCTGCTGGTGGCGCTCCTGCTCAACGCCGCCCGCGTCCAGGTCTTCCAGGCCGACGCGCTCGACTCCAACCCCGCCAACCGCCGCCTGGCCATTGCCCGTTACCACCAGCCGCGCGGCGCGATCGTGGTCGGCGAGGAGAGCGTCACCGGGTCGAAGGACACCGGCCAGCAGCTGCGCTACGAGCGCACGTACAAGAACGGGCCGCTGTACGCGAGCGTCACCGGTTACGCCTCGCAGACGTACGGCACCACGCTGGTCGAGAACGCGGAGGACCCGGTCCTCGCGGGCACCTCGCCGCTCCTTTCGGTCTTCCCGCTGTGGAACGACCTGACGGGCAGCCGGCACTCCGGGGGCCGGGCCGTCACCACCATCAAGGCCTCGATGCAGCAGGCCGCGTTCAAGGGACTGGCCGGAAAGAAGGGCGCGGTGGCCGCGCTCGAGCCGGCCACGGGCAGGATCCTCGCGCTGGTCAGCAGTCCGTCCTACGAGCCCGGCGTCCTGTCGGGCACCGGCAGGACGGTGACGGACGCCTGGAGGCGCCTGACCAGCGACCCCGACCAGCCCATGCTGAACCGCGCGATCCGCGGGACCTATCCGCCCGGCTCCGCTTTCAAGATCGTGACAGCGGCGGCGGCGCTGGACGCGGGCGCGGTCACGGATGTCGACGCACCCACCGACACCCCTGATCCCTATGTGCTGCCCAACACCGCCACCACCCTGCCCAACGAGGCGAGCGGCTGCGGCAACGCGTCCCTCGCGTACGCCGTCAACGTCTCCTGCAACACGGTGATGGCGGGGCTCGGCGTGAAGGTGGGTCTGGCCAAGATGGTGGAGGCGGTGGGGAAGTTCGGCTTCAACGACACGGGGATCAAGATCCCCTCGGGTGTCGCCAAGTCCAACTTCGACACCCGGATGAGCCCCGACCAGCTGGCCCTGTCCTCCATCGGTCAGTTCGACACCACGGCCACCCCGCTCCAGATGGCGATGGTCTCGGCGGCGGTCGCCAACGGCGGTGACCTCAAGTACCCCTATCTGGTGGACCACAGGACGACCGCGCGCGGCACGACCGTCTCCACGACCCGGCCGCGCACCTACCGCCGGGCCATGAACCCGGCGACCGCTCTGCGGCTCCAGCAGATGATGGTGGACGTGGTGAAGAGCGGCACCGGCACGAGCGCGGCGATCCCGGGGGCGACGGTCGGCGGGAAGACCGGCACCGCGCAGAACGGCATCGGCAACATCGGCAGCCCCTACGCCTGGTTCATCTCCTGGGCCCAGGCCGACGGCACGTTCCGCCCGGCGGTGGCGGTGGCGGTGGTCGTCGAGGACGCGTCGGCCAACCGGGGCGACATCAGCGGCGGGGGCGACGCGGCGCCGATCGCGAAGGCGGTGATGGAGGCGGCGCTGGCGCCGTGA
- a CDS encoding FtsW/RodA/SpoVE family cell cycle protein: protein MTAPSAADACPPELRLPKRRGVELLLLAGAVLVVVIGYVDVGLARNHTVPPDAVRYGAGLGLLALLSHLVVRFRAPYADPLLLPIAVLLNGLGLVLIYRLDLGTPANRAAPAQLVWSTLGVVLFLLVVLVLRDHRVLQRYAYVSMAAALALMLVPILFPPVNGAKIWIRAGGYSFQPAELAKILLAVFFAAYLAANRDALAGTGRRIRRLQLPTGRVLGPIVMIWLLSVGVLILERDLGTSLLFFGIFVIMLYVATGRTGWIAVGLLLASAGAAAVALFEPHVHARVTDWLDPYATIDAGLGPSQLAQSLFAFAAGGTLGSGLGLGHSLLIGFAAKSDFILATAGEELGLSGLTAIFLLYALLVARGYRAGLCLQGPFGRLLASGLASILALQVFVIAGGVMGLIPLTGMAMPFLAQGGSSVVTNWIIVALLIRISDSARRPLPPVEPGVIARSRPALEETAS from the coding sequence ATGACCGCACCGTCGGCGGCGGATGCCTGCCCACCCGAGCTCCGTCTCCCCAAGCGGCGGGGCGTCGAACTCCTTCTGCTGGCCGGTGCCGTGCTGGTCGTGGTCATCGGCTACGTCGACGTCGGGCTCGCCAGGAACCACACGGTGCCGCCCGACGCCGTGCGCTACGGAGCCGGGCTCGGCCTGCTCGCGCTCCTGAGCCACCTCGTGGTCCGCTTCCGCGCGCCGTACGCCGACCCGCTGCTGCTGCCCATCGCGGTGCTGCTCAACGGGCTCGGCCTGGTCCTGATCTACCGGCTCGACCTGGGCACCCCCGCCAACCGCGCCGCCCCCGCCCAGCTGGTCTGGTCCACGCTCGGGGTCGTCCTGTTCCTGCTCGTCGTCCTGGTCCTGCGCGACCACCGCGTCCTCCAGCGGTACGCCTACGTCTCGATGGCCGCAGCCCTGGCCCTGATGCTCGTCCCGATCCTCTTCCCGCCGGTCAACGGCGCCAAGATCTGGATCAGGGCCGGCGGCTACTCCTTCCAGCCCGCGGAGCTCGCCAAGATCCTGCTCGCCGTCTTCTTCGCCGCCTACCTCGCCGCCAACCGCGACGCGCTCGCCGGCACCGGACGCAGGATCCGGCGGCTGCAACTGCCCACCGGCCGGGTGCTCGGCCCGATCGTGATGATCTGGCTTCTGAGCGTCGGCGTCCTCATCCTGGAACGCGACCTCGGCACCTCGCTGCTGTTCTTCGGCATCTTCGTGATCATGCTGTACGTGGCGACCGGCCGGACCGGGTGGATCGCGGTGGGCCTGCTGCTCGCCTCGGCCGGCGCGGCCGCGGTCGCCCTGTTCGAACCCCATGTGCACGCGCGGGTCACCGACTGGCTCGATCCGTACGCCACCATCGACGCGGGCCTGGGCCCAAGCCAGCTCGCCCAGTCCCTGTTCGCCTTCGCGGCGGGCGGCACCCTGGGCTCCGGGCTCGGTCTCGGCCACTCCCTCCTGATCGGTTTCGCCGCGAAGTCGGACTTCATCCTGGCCACCGCCGGAGAAGAGCTCGGTCTGTCCGGACTCACCGCGATCTTCCTCCTGTACGCCCTGCTCGTGGCCCGTGGCTACCGCGCCGGGCTCTGCCTCCAGGGCCCCTTCGGGCGGCTGCTCGCGAGCGGGCTCGCCTCGATCCTGGCACTCCAGGTGTTCGTGATCGCGGGTGGCGTGATGGGGCTGATCCCGCTCACCGGCATGGCGATGCCCTTCCTCGCCCAGGGCGGCTCCTCCGTGGTCACCAACTGGATCATCGTGGCGCTGCTCATCCGGATCAGTGACTCCGCGCGGCGCCCGCTGCCCCCGGTCGAACCGGGCGTCATCGCGCGGTCCCGGCCGGCGCTTGAGGAGACCGCCTCGTGA